From a single Chitinophaga sp. Cy-1792 genomic region:
- a CDS encoding OmpP1/FadL family transporter: MIKSIYPLLGGLFLSVSAMAQTPSGALLLSNLDPVGTARTQALGGVSIGLGGDYSSAYSNPAGIGFFKTGEFLISAGVGITGNKTSYLPYADPQDTKGSRTNFQLPNFGIVFANNRNNSRDTWNNFSYAIGMNRLANFNNQVNIGGVTSTTSITENWIDDMWAAGMDPQYASSIGAALAWDQKLISQFTNSKGQTDLISQASPARQIQTPNPLTAIYQYANIKTTGGINDYNFAMGANYGDRLYIGGSIDFPSVNYKETMSVSEIDNDPAAKSNKFGYLDYNQYTTMTGVGISGSLGIIYKVADRFRLGGSFHLPTWYNMNVKQSGDLTTNTENWNGVQSGSAAASGYLKDFSYSVMAPLRAGVGASYFFGNLKDPKSVTGFLAADYEYVNHKSSKYNYPDYKDAQDAANAGIKQLFTSASNFRVGGELKFLSLYALRLGYAETGSPYSSDSYNMNIKAGRKTYSGGLGVRTKGIYVDVTYSYTQAKDYYQLYTTEIADLYPPAALLDYTRSNIMATVGFKF, translated from the coding sequence ATGATTAAGAGTATCTATCCTCTTTTGGGAGGGTTGTTTTTATCTGTTTCCGCCATGGCACAGACTCCTTCCGGAGCCCTGCTGCTCTCCAATCTGGACCCGGTCGGAACAGCCAGGACACAGGCATTAGGAGGCGTTTCAATAGGTTTGGGTGGTGATTATTCCTCCGCATATTCAAATCCTGCAGGTATCGGCTTTTTTAAGACAGGAGAATTTCTGATCTCTGCCGGTGTAGGCATTACCGGCAATAAAACCAGCTATCTCCCCTATGCTGACCCACAGGATACCAAAGGCAGCAGAACAAATTTCCAGCTCCCTAATTTCGGGATTGTTTTCGCCAACAATAGGAACAACAGTAGGGATACCTGGAATAACTTCAGCTATGCAATAGGTATGAACCGCCTGGCAAACTTCAACAACCAGGTAAATATCGGTGGTGTAACCAGCACTACTTCCATCACGGAAAACTGGATCGATGATATGTGGGCCGCAGGTATGGACCCACAATATGCTTCTTCTATCGGGGCAGCCCTCGCATGGGACCAGAAACTGATCAGCCAGTTCACCAATTCAAAGGGCCAGACAGATCTGATTTCACAGGCATCACCTGCAAGGCAGATCCAGACGCCTAATCCACTAACCGCCATTTATCAGTACGCAAATATCAAAACCACCGGCGGTATTAACGACTATAACTTTGCCATGGGCGCCAATTACGGCGATCGCCTGTACATCGGGGGAAGTATTGATTTCCCTAGTGTAAATTATAAAGAAACCATGTCGGTATCTGAAATTGATAACGACCCTGCTGCCAAATCCAATAAATTCGGTTACCTGGATTACAACCAATATACCACCATGACAGGTGTGGGTATCAGCGGTAGCCTGGGTATCATTTATAAAGTAGCTGATCGTTTCCGTCTGGGAGGTTCTTTCCACCTGCCTACCTGGTATAATATGAACGTGAAACAGAGCGGCGACCTGACTACCAATACAGAAAACTGGAATGGTGTACAATCCGGCAGTGCAGCGGCCAGCGGCTATTTGAAAGATTTCAGCTACAGTGTAATGGCTCCTTTACGCGCAGGCGTTGGTGCATCCTACTTCTTCGGTAACCTGAAAGATCCGAAGAGCGTAACCGGTTTCCTGGCGGCAGACTACGAATATGTGAACCACAAGTCTTCTAAATACAATTACCCTGACTATAAAGATGCACAGGATGCTGCCAATGCAGGCATCAAACAGCTGTTTACCAGTGCATCCAACTTCAGAGTTGGTGGTGAACTTAAATTTCTGTCGCTTTATGCACTGAGATTAGGTTATGCAGAAACCGGCAGCCCATACTCCAGTGATTCCTACAATATGAATATCAAAGCCGGCCGCAAAACATACAGTGGCGGTTTAGGTGTACGTACCAAGGGTATTTATGTAGATGTCACCTACAGCTATACACAGGCGAAAGACTACTACCAACTGTATACTACTGAAATCGCTGACCTGTATCCTCCGGCTGCCTTGCTGGATTATACCAGAAGCAATATCATGGCTACTGTCGGCTTCAAATTCTAA
- the miaA gene encoding tRNA (adenosine(37)-N6)-dimethylallyltransferase MiaA: protein MQKTVIVIAGPTASGKTAMAIRMAKLFNTSVISADSRQCYKEISIGTAKPSPEELAAVPHYFIDSHSIREEVNAGLYEKLALQYTSDIFRHNDVAIMCGGTGLYIKAFAEGIDDMPEIPPATRQSIMEQFAEKGLPWLQEELSNRDPAFYATAEIQNPARLMRALEVLEATGKSITEFRTAVKRQRDFRIIKTAITLPKELLHANINKRVDLMEQAGLEEEVKSVMPYRNHNALRTVGYTEIFSYLNGNCSLQQALEDVKVHTRQYAKRQLTWFRKDKDYQWFDAREGEEMEKWIQTQL from the coding sequence ATGCAAAAAACTGTTATCGTAATTGCAGGACCCACTGCATCGGGAAAAACGGCCATGGCTATACGAATGGCAAAACTGTTTAATACCTCCGTTATCTCGGCGGACTCCAGGCAATGTTATAAAGAAATAAGCATAGGCACTGCAAAGCCATCTCCTGAAGAGCTGGCAGCAGTGCCTCACTATTTTATTGACTCCCACAGCATCCGCGAAGAAGTCAATGCAGGCCTCTACGAAAAACTGGCCCTGCAATACACCAGCGATATCTTCCGGCACAACGACGTAGCCATCATGTGCGGCGGCACCGGTTTGTATATCAAAGCCTTCGCGGAAGGTATTGACGATATGCCGGAAATACCACCGGCCACCCGCCAGTCCATCATGGAACAGTTCGCGGAAAAAGGCCTGCCATGGCTCCAGGAAGAACTCAGCAACAGAGATCCCGCATTCTATGCCACCGCCGAAATACAAAACCCGGCAAGGCTCATGCGCGCACTGGAAGTACTCGAAGCTACCGGCAAATCCATTACGGAATTCCGTACCGCTGTTAAAAGACAGCGCGACTTCCGCATCATCAAAACAGCCATCACCCTGCCCAAAGAACTGCTCCACGCCAATATCAATAAAAGGGTGGACCTGATGGAACAAGCCGGCCTGGAGGAAGAAGTGAAGTCTGTAATGCCTTACCGCAACCATAACGCACTGCGTACCGTAGGATACACCGAAATCTTCAGCTACCTGAATGGCAACTGCTCACTCCAGCAGGCATTGGAGGATGTTAAAGTGCATACAAGGCAATACGCCAAACGCCAGCTGACCTGGTTCCGGAAGGATAAGGATTACCAATGGTTCGATGCCAGAGAAGGAGAAGAAATGGAAAAATGGATCCAAACCCAGCTGTAA
- a CDS encoding plasmid pRiA4b ORF-3 family protein yields the protein MPVLKFRVYWEEDESVYRDIVIKPDQMFLQFHQAILQAFEFDTKHKATFFRSNDNWQRGREIILEKDNAPRKVEPLLMAEVPIGAAVKDPNQKFIYVYDFAKNWTFLVELIGVSKEENIKLSYPACVRKEGLAPSQYGTKGLVGDKLVEMEEKYDLNKEGMDEEGFGEEGEESEGEDSGDQAEEMGEADDLMF from the coding sequence ATGCCGGTTTTGAAATTCAGAGTCTACTGGGAAGAAGACGAAAGCGTTTACAGAGATATAGTTATTAAGCCTGATCAGATGTTCCTGCAGTTTCACCAGGCAATCCTGCAAGCGTTCGAATTTGACACCAAACATAAAGCAACATTCTTCCGTAGCAACGATAACTGGCAACGTGGCAGAGAAATTATCCTCGAAAAGGATAATGCCCCACGCAAAGTTGAACCACTGCTAATGGCGGAAGTTCCCATCGGCGCCGCCGTGAAAGATCCTAACCAGAAATTTATCTACGTATACGATTTCGCTAAAAACTGGACTTTCCTCGTGGAACTGATCGGTGTTTCCAAGGAAGAAAATATTAAGCTTTCTTACCCTGCCTGCGTTCGCAAAGAAGGCCTGGCACCTAGTCAATATGGTACCAAAGGCCTCGTTGGCGACAAACTCGTCGAAATGGAAGAAAAATATGACCTCAATAAAGAGGGCATGGACGAGGAAGGTTTTGGTGAAGAAGGCGAAGAAAGCGAAGGTGAAGATTCCGGCGACCAGGCGGAGGAAATGGGCGAAGCGGATGACCTGATGTTCTAA